AGTCTCGAAGCCTTATAACCGCAAGGCTCATAATCCAAGGAAGCATATCCTCTGGTTAAAGATTTTAGTTTATCATAAAATTCGAAAATTAACTCTGCAAGAGGGATCTCATAAGTCAACTGCACCTTATCCTGAGAAAGATAAACTGTGTCCAATTGGACTCCTCTTTTATCTATCGCGAGTGACATGATATTCCCTACATACTCATTTGGAGTGATGATGGAAGCTTTTACATAAGGTTCTTCCGTAGCTTCTATAAAAACTGGATCAGGAAATTTAGAAGGATTATCTATATCGAATACTTCTCCGTTTTTCATTCGGATCGTATATTTTACGGAAGGTGCAGTGGTGATCAGATCAAGATTGAATTCTCTTTCCAATCTTTCTTGTACGATCTCCATGTGGAGAAGTCCAAGATATCCGACACGGAATCCAAACCCCAATGCGGCAGAACTTTCTTTTTCATAAACAAGCGCTGCATCATTCAGTTTCATTTTTTCGATCGCATCTACGAGTTCTTCGAATTGTTCTCCCATAATAGGAAATAATCCGGCAAATACCATAGGTTTCGCATCTTTATAACCTGGAACTGCTTCAGCACTTGGGTTGGAGAATAAAGTAACTGTATCTCCAGTTCTTGCATCAGAAACTTTTTTGATACCTGCGATGATATATCCTACTTCTCCCGCAGTGAGAGAATCTGTAGGTGTTAAACCAATTCCCTTGATACCAACTTCGTTGACTGTAAAATCCTTTTGGCTGCTCATCAAAAGGATACGGTCCCCTTTTTTTACGGATCCGTCGAATACCCTGATCTTGATAACAACTCCCATGTAAGGATCGAAATAAGAATCATAGATAAGTGCTTTAAGAGGACCTTTTGGATCTCCTTTTGGAGAAGGAATTTGCCTTGTGATTTCTTCTAAGACTGCTTGTACGTTCAGTCCAGTTTTTGCAGAAATCGCCACAGCATTCTCTGCATCCAAACCTAAACTGTCTTCGATCTGAAGTTTGGTCTTCTCTACATCCGCTGCGGGAAGATCCACTTTATTCATAACTGGGATGATTGCTAAATCTTGCTCCATAGCAAGATAAAGGTTCGCAAGAGTTTGGGCCTCTACTCCTTGGCTTGCATCTACTATAAGAAGCACACCTTCGCATGCTTTTAAGGATCTAGATACTTCGTAGGTAAAATCCACGTGGCCAGGAGTATCGATCAGGTTCATCGTATAAGTATTACCGTCAGCTGCGGTATAATTGAAGGTGGCGTTGTTCGCCTTGATCGTGATCCCTCTCTCCCTTTCGATATCCATGGAGTCCAGGATCTGGTCTTTTTTTGTCCGATCATCAGTGATCCGGCCTATTTCCAAAAGTCTGTCCGCTAAGGTGGACTTACCATGGTCAATATGGGCTATAATTGAGAAATTGCGGATGAATTGTTGGCGATCGGACATTGTTAAAAACAAAGTCCAGCGGGAGGGAGCCGGTGAAAAGCCTTTTACTGGGGGAAATTTGTCCTCGGCCCCGATGAAGCCGAGGATTGAGGAAAAGTATAGCTTAGTTTACGTTTCCGTAGATATTATTATCAGGCTGTAAATTCGAGCATTGTCCAAATAAGACTCCAATTGTAGGAGCAAGCCCTAAGGCTCCGAATAATTTGATCTCGTCAACACAGGCATCCACATCTTCTTTAGCATAGTACTCGCCTGGTTCAAGCCCTGCCAAAATTGGAGGAAGGAAGACATTGTTGATATAGGTTGTACCGTTAAGGTCCCCGGTACTGATTGCGTAAAGCTGAGCCGCAACGGTTGCTGCATCCGCAATTTTATCCTTTGCCTCGTTTCCTTTATAACGATTCGTTAATCCGGTGGCGTTAAATGCCACGCAATTTATTGCGATCGTTAGTATAAATAAAAGCGGTAATATTCCGATCCGCATTAGAAACCTCTTTAGAAAAAATTTGGACTCCGTTTTGATTTTCTAAAACGAAACCGTTTCGATTACAAGTAGTTTTAGGTTTTTAAAAATCGTTTACCAGAAATTAATTTCCGATCTCTAACCCATATTTTTCCAATTCTTCTGGATCGCAGGAAAATTGAGCGATATCTATCTGTTTGTGATGATCAAAAAGGAAAGTTGTCATCTTTCCGAAAAATTTTCCCTCGTATTTTTCTTCTACAAAACGTAACCAAGATATGATATCTATCAATTCGTGGCAGATGAATTCGTAATTATAAGCGGATCTTGGATCCTTAAATTTGTCTCGGATATTGTAAATTTTGTCTTCATCCAAAAGTAATACATTTTCCAAGGTGAAAGGATAATCTTTTAAACCACCGGCAAGTCCAATCTGGTAAAAACTTTCCGCGTCCTTTTTGTTACGGAATGCGGTCGTTCTTGCGTCTCCGAAATACGAAAAATTTTCAGGAGTAAGTTCTGTTACGATTCTTGATCTTCCGACTGTGGTTCCTGGATATTCCACTTGGTGGTCTATCACAAGTCCTCTATAATCTTTTTCTGCAGGTTCTAAGACACAGTAACCCTTCTCCCAAACTAAAGCAAATGGAGAAGATACTGAAATCTTTTTTCTTTTCTCTAATATTCTTAGATTTCCTTTGGCATGGTCCATATAGACCCGATCACAATGATCGAAAGTGGGAAAACTGGATTCGCTCAAGGTAAAATCAGCATACACTCCAAAGGCCAACATCCAGGCAAGTGGATGTTCTATCACCTTCACTTCTCCCAATTGTATATTATGATTTCCTTTAATACATTTTTGACTGTCCAGATCATATCTGGTCCCATTCCAACTAAAGCCCGATTTTCCATTTTGGGCCGGCCCTACCTTAACCACGGATTCTTTATTCTCGAAGGTCGCCTTACCGTGTACCTGAAATTCTTTTTGTATGGTATACGAATAATCCGGATCTACTTCTGTACCTTGCGAAAACTCGGGAGGAAGACTCAAAATTTCCGGATTTCGATCCGAGAGTAAGTCTTTAATTTCTGAAATTTGGGTCAGGACCTTCATTATTTTTTAGACTTTCCATACACCTTCTACAAATAAATAGCTGAAAGAGAGTGCCCCCAAATACACGGACATAGTTGGTATTGCCCAAAGTAGCTTTGTCCTAAAAGGTTTATGCTCTGTATGAAAATATGCGAATGTAGCGAATATTCCCAATATAAATTCGGGGAATAGAACATAGATCGCAGTATGCCCAATCATAGAAACATTCTGTGCATACCAAACTGGGATCAGTCTCATAAATTCTTCGGATAAGAAGAAGATCACAAATGCAGTCCCTCCAGCTAACAGATATTTGCTGATCGGATTTGCTTCAGGATATCTTTTCTCGAATCTCGTTGCTACATAGACTATAATAAAAAGTGGAATGGTCCAAAGACCGGCCATGTACGCAGAAACCGTTCCGAACTTATAAAATCCGTCCTGAGGAAATACTAAAACCCCGAGCACCTTGGACAAGAACCAATCAGGGACTACTTGTAGAATACTTACAGGCAAAACAAAAAGGAAAATATCCATCCAACGATCGTGATCCCAGACCTGGGCAACGATTGGCAGAGAAACATTATATACTAGGACCAGAAAAAACATTCTCCAACCGGTTGTTGCCGGAATCGGAAGTAATAATACTATGATACATAGTATTGTGAAGGAGATATGAAAGAATATAGAATGTTTTTCTGTCGTTTTCATCGATGGATTTCTAACTTTATAGCCTGTCCAGGCAATCTTTTTTCCTCCTTTTCCCGCTTGATTTATTTCCCCGTAACAAAAGGATTTCAGGAAAAATCTATAAGAGATAGGTATTATAAGAATCACATGTCCAAATCCTCCAAAATTTCGGCGATCCGCGCCCGCGAAATCATGGATTCCAGAGGAAATCCTACGGTAGAAGTAGATGTTAAACTGGAAGACGGCTCTTTTGGTAGAGCTGCAGTCCCCTCCGGAGCCTCCACAGGAGAATACGAAGCAGTAGAATTAAGAGACGGAGATAAATCTCGTTATTTAGGAAAAGGTGTCCTGAAAGCAGTTGAGAACGTAAATGTAAAGATCAAAGACGTTCTGATTGGAGAGGACGCTTTAGACCAAAACAGAATCGATTCCCTGATGTTGGATAAGGACGGAACCAAAAACAAATCCAAATTAGGTGCAAATGCAATCTTAGGAACTTCCCTAGCGGTAGCAAAAGCGGCAGCTTCTCACACAAAACTTCCACTTTACAGATACATCGGAGGAAACTTCGCAAAAGAACTTCCTGTTCCAATGATGAATATCATCAACGGTGGAGCCCACGCGGACAATAATGTGGACTTCCAAGAATTTATGATTCTTCCAGTGGGAGTAAATAGCTTCCGCGAAGCTTTAAGAGTAGGAGCAGAAGTTTTCCATAGCCTTAAGTCAGTTCTCAAATCCAAAAAACTGAATACTGCAGTCGGAGATGAGGGTGGATTTGCGCCGGATCTGGCAAGCAACCTGGAAGGATTAGAAGTGATCCTCCAAGCCATCGAAAAAGCGGGTTATAAGCCTGAAAAAGACGTATTATTGGGTCTCGACGCAGCTTCTTCCGAGTTTTTCGACAAAACCAAGAAAAAGTACGTTCTGGGCGGAGAAGGAAATAAAGAGTTCTCTAGCGCGGAATTAGTGGAATACTATTCAAATCTAGTCTCAAAGTATCCGATCATTACTATTGAAGACGGTCTGGATGAAAACGACTGGGAAGGTTGGAAACTTCTAAGCGAGAAATTGGGTAAGAAGATCCAACTCGTTGGTGACGATTTGTTCGTTACCAATATAGAAAAACTTTCTCAGGGAATTTCCCAAAAGGTGGGGAATTCCATCCTGATCAAGGTGAACCAAATCGGAAGTTTGTCCGAAACATTGGCGTCCATCGATATGGCTAAAAAAGCCAAATATACGAATGTGATCAGCCATAGATCCGGAGAAACAGAGGACGTAACTATTTCGCATATCGCGGTGGGTACGAACGCGGGCCAGATCAAAACTGGATCCCTTTCCAGAACCGATAGGATCGCTAAATATAACGAACTTTTGAGGATCGAAGAAGAATTAGGTTCTTCTGCGGTTTACAAAGGGAGAAATACATTCTATAATCTCTAAACTTCTTATGGGCATGAATATAGCGAACAAACTGTTTTTACTTCTGCTCTTCCTTTCCGGAATGTTTTACTTCACGGTATTGGGAGAGTCCGGTTTGGTCGTACGTTCTACCCTAGAGACCAGTCTTTCCAGCCTTCGTTTGGATGTGGAGAGACTGGAGTATGAGAATAGACAGTTAGAAGAAAGGCAAAAACTCCTAAGAGACGATAAGGTCGCCTTGGAGAAAGAAGCCAGAAAGTATTATCTTCTTTCCGAAAACGCACAAATTATTAAATTTAGGGAGCCTGAGCCAAAAGCGGAGAATCGTCCGGTCCTCGCCTCCCGTCTAATTGCTTTAAGAGCGGACCGTGATATGCCGGTCCCTCCGATCCAGTTGCTTCGCTTTTTTTACGTTTCCTTTGTAGCTTTCGTATTTATTGGAGTTTTCAGGAAATTACGGAGGAAGAAACTGGAAGAACGAACCGCTGCTTAAGGGAGCCATAATGTCCGAGACAGAAAAAATCACCGAAGTAATCGAAGAATTAGCCGGTAGCAAAATTTCCAAAAAATTCATCGACCATAGAAAAATTTTCTTATGGGGAGCGGTTACCGATGAATCCGCAAAAGATATCGTAGGTAAACTACTCTATCTAGAAATGGCTGATCCCGGAAAAGAAATTACATTCTATATCAATAGCCCAGGAGGAGTTGTTACTTCCGGACTTACCATCTACGATACAATGAAGATGATCACTTCTCCGGTTCATACTGTTTGTATGGGACTGGCAGCTTCTATGGGATCCGTTCTTCTTGCAGCAGGCGTAAAAGGAAAAAGATCCATTTGGCCGAACGGTAAAGTGATGATCCACCAGCCGAGTATAGGCGGACAAATCGTTGCTCCGGCAACCGACCTGCAAATCCATGCAGAAGAAATCCTAAAAACAAGAGCAAGATTGAATCAAATTCTTGCAGAAGCTTGCGGACATCCTGTCGAAAAATTGGAAGAAGATACGGACAGAGACTATTATATGGACGCAGAAGAAGCGATCAAATACGGTATCGTAGATTCACTCGCAACCACAATAGACTTCCCTAAACCTTCCAATTAAGGCCATTCGTTTGTCGGGAGTTCCTTCGTTAGAAGAAACAATCAGCTCCTTTCTGGAAACCATTCCGGAAGGAGCACATTCCTCCGAAAAAGAAATGCCTACTCTACTTCTGGAATTCTCAGAATTATTATTCGAGGATCCGGAAGATACGTCCGAAAAAATTTTAATCACCGATCTAAGCGCATTCGAACTGGACGAGTTCTTGAATTTTTATTTAGAGGATATGTTTCCCGAGGATGCAAAAATCAGGGAGAAAGGAAAAACCTTTCTCAAAAAATTTAAAAAGTTCTTAGAGAAAAGATCTCTTTTGAAAAAAGAACAAGAAGAAGAGTGGAAAGAGTTTTTTAAAGAAAACGAAATCCGTTGATCTATGGAAACCTCTCATTTTCGACCCAAACGATTCGTCTCCGGCAAACATGCCCAAACCCTTTATAATACAATTTTTCCTCCTGAAAATCCTCTCAGGACTTCTTACTATTGCGAAGATATTCTTCTAACAGTTAGCGGAGAATCTGGGGATAAACTCTGGTTAGAACATAATCCTCCTGTTTCTTCTTATCGTAAAAGTTCCATTCCTTCTAATGGGACTTATATACTTATGATTCACGGAATGGAAGGTGATTCTGAAAGTTCTTATCTAGTGTCACTCGCAACTTCCGCGTTGGAAAGAGGATACGGCGTTATCCGAATGAATCTGAGAAATTGCGGAAGAGGAAGAGGATTCGCTCGTAAATCGTATTACGCAGGCCAATCGGAAGATGTACAAGATGTTCTGGATTATATCCATGAATATCTGAGCAAAAAGATATTCGTTTCAGGATTTTCTCTCTCTGCAAATTTGGTCCTGAAATTTTTCGGAGAATCCAGAAATCATAAATCACTCGGATTCTCAGCGGTTTCCCCACCTCTAGATCTTGCCAAAAATTGCGAATTTATAGATTCACTATCCGGAAGATTTTATAGAAATCATTTTATCGGTAGTTTTAAGAAGAAGATCAAAGAAGGCATTTTAGATCTAACTCCTTTGCAGTTGGAAAATTCAAAGAAGGTAAAGACATTTTTCGACTTCGATGATATGATTACTGCTCCTTCTTTCGGATATCCGAGTGCAATAGAATATTACAGAAAAAATTCCTGTATCGGTTATATCCAATCGATCACTCATCCAGGAATCCTAATACATGCAGAGGACGATCCCGTAGTTCCACTATTCGAATGGAATTCCATCAATTGGAGTAAACTTCCTAATTTAAAAACCATTCTTACAAAAAAGGGAGGCCATGTAGGATTTGTGACCGATTCCAATCCGGACCTTCCGGACGGCCGCTGGCTTACTAAAATTCTGCTGGATTATTTCGATTCTAAATTATAATCTGCTGCCTGAAACCCGCCTAAACAAGTGAATTCAAAACAAACCTCTTCCAGATCCAAAAAACCTCTGCCTGCTTCCTTCTTTATAGTGGTTTCCTATGAGAACGAAGAGGCTTATTATCGTTTAAAGGAAAAAGCGGAAGATTCATTTTCCCAAACATTATACGAATCCAAACCTCTTCCGAAATGGACCCATCAATTTGAGAATTTTCTGGATTCTCCTATCGGAAGGTTTACAAGAGTTCTTTCTTTGAAGCGCAGAATCTCCAGAGAAGAACTTCCAAGCTTACAAAAAGAATGTACCAAATTCCAGACCTCTTTGTGTAAATCAGACGAGTCAATTCGTGTATTGCCTGGTTATCTAACTCCTTATAATTTGGTTTTAGCTTCTCTGGAAGAAGATCTACACAGGATCTATATGTTCCATGGAGTATTTGCAGAGATCATTTATACGTACCAGGGACAAAAATGGATCCCGCAAGCCTCGGCCTGGGAGTTTTTTAAACATCCTGAAGTTTTATACTTTTTTACTAATTTACGAGAATCTTATGTTAGCTCTTTGGAAAAACGTTAAACTCACCTATTTATCCCTGCTCGTTTTCGCGGCTTGTGAACCTTCTGTTCTTTCCGTTAGCAATGTGGAACTTTGCGATTATTTTACTCGAGATGGAGTATGTAGGGAACCTTCTCCATTGAATAAAAAATATTCGGTGGATATCCCGAATGTAAAGAAACCGAATACCTGGGAAGAATTAGGCAATTATCTTTATTTTCATGCCAGAGAAACTCCTGGTTTCGTTCTCAGAATGAATCGTAGGATGAGTCCGGAAGAAAGAAAGCAGATCCAAGAAACCTATTTTGCGATGTATGAATTTGCAGGTGTAAAAGGTAAGATGGAAGGTTTCGAAATTGGAGAAGATTGGATCGGTTCTTTCAATTATTTAGGTTCTATGGTGAAGGAAAAACAGAAAAAAGAAAATCGTTTAGGACAATACCCTTACGAGACTTCTATCTTTCCCACTGAATTAGAATTTACCTGGTCTGCAAAAGGAATCAAAGGTAGTACAAAAACCAAGATCGATTTTGTATATCATGTTCTTCCTGCGGAGAAGGCCCCTTAGTAGAGAGTTTTTGGGTTCAATCGAATAAAGTCCTTTCTTTTTCGAATATAACTACTATCTGAATTTCTAAGGTAGGAATTTTATTCGTTACTAGATCCCATACGATTTCGTAATCCACTACAAAATATCCGTGTATCAATCGATTTCGGGTTGCGGATAACTTTTTCCATTCAATTTCCGGATATTTGTTTTTGAAAGGATCTGAAATCTTAGTCGCAGCTTCTCCAATAATTTCAATACTACGAACGAAGGCTCTTTTTGTGGTTTCGTCGGATAAAAAATCGTTTCGATTCAGAGTCTTAGATTTTAAATTCAAAAAATCTATTTCATCTTTAATGTGATTTAGATACTCTATATCAAATTTCAATTTCCAGAGCCTCAGACATGATCGAGTTCCTGAAGTTTTCAGAAAGGGAATCCTCAGTCATAAGGTCCACATCTTCTTCTAGGATCTTCTCCAGATGGAAGGAAAGATCCATAAAATTATCAAAATTTTTCTTACCCAAATAGAACTTA
This genomic window from Leptospira neocaledonica contains:
- the lepA gene encoding translation elongation factor 4 — protein: MSDRQQFIRNFSIIAHIDHGKSTLADRLLEIGRITDDRTKKDQILDSMDIERERGITIKANNATFNYTAADGNTYTMNLIDTPGHVDFTYEVSRSLKACEGVLLIVDASQGVEAQTLANLYLAMEQDLAIIPVMNKVDLPAADVEKTKLQIEDSLGLDAENAVAISAKTGLNVQAVLEEITRQIPSPKGDPKGPLKALIYDSYFDPYMGVVIKIRVFDGSVKKGDRILLMSSQKDFTVNEVGIKGIGLTPTDSLTAGEVGYIIAGIKKVSDARTGDTVTLFSNPSAEAVPGYKDAKPMVFAGLFPIMGEQFEELVDAIEKMKLNDAALVYEKESSAALGFGFRVGYLGLLHMEIVQERLEREFNLDLITTAPSVKYTIRMKNGEVFDIDNPSKFPDPVFIEATEEPYVKASIITPNEYVGNIMSLAIDKRGVQLDTVYLSQDKVQLTYEIPLAELIFEFYDKLKSLTRGYASLDYEPCGYKASRLVKMDILVNGESVDALSMIVHSSKAESRGREIIEKLKEIIPRHQFMIPIQAAVGGKILARESISALRKNVTAKCYGGDITRKKKLLEKQKEGKKRMKQIGNVEIPQEAFLAVLKTGD
- a CDS encoding TIGR04452 family lipoprotein, whose protein sequence is MRIGILPLLFILTIAINCVAFNATGLTNRYKGNEAKDKIADAATVAAQLYAISTGDLNGTTYINNVFLPPILAGLEPGEYYAKEDVDACVDEIKLFGALGLAPTIGVLFGQCSNLQPDNNIYGNVN
- a CDS encoding UDP-3-O-acyl-N-acetylglucosamine deacetylase, with amino-acid sequence MKVLTQISEIKDLLSDRNPEILSLPPEFSQGTEVDPDYSYTIQKEFQVHGKATFENKESVVKVGPAQNGKSGFSWNGTRYDLDSQKCIKGNHNIQLGEVKVIEHPLAWMLAFGVYADFTLSESSFPTFDHCDRVYMDHAKGNLRILEKRKKISVSSPFALVWEKGYCVLEPAEKDYRGLVIDHQVEYPGTTVGRSRIVTELTPENFSYFGDARTTAFRNKKDAESFYQIGLAGGLKDYPFTLENVLLLDEDKIYNIRDKFKDPRSAYNYEFICHELIDIISWLRFVEEKYEGKFFGKMTTFLFDHHKQIDIAQFSCDPEELEKYGLEIGN
- a CDS encoding DUF6989 domain-containing protein; the encoded protein is MKTTEKHSIFFHISFTILCIIVLLLPIPATTGWRMFFLVLVYNVSLPIVAQVWDHDRWMDIFLFVLPVSILQVVPDWFLSKVLGVLVFPQDGFYKFGTVSAYMAGLWTIPLFIIVYVATRFEKRYPEANPISKYLLAGGTAFVIFFLSEEFMRLIPVWYAQNVSMIGHTAIYVLFPEFILGIFATFAYFHTEHKPFRTKLLWAIPTMSVYLGALSFSYLFVEGVWKV
- the eno gene encoding phosphopyruvate hydratase, which encodes MSKSSKISAIRAREIMDSRGNPTVEVDVKLEDGSFGRAAVPSGASTGEYEAVELRDGDKSRYLGKGVLKAVENVNVKIKDVLIGEDALDQNRIDSLMLDKDGTKNKSKLGANAILGTSLAVAKAAASHTKLPLYRYIGGNFAKELPVPMMNIINGGAHADNNVDFQEFMILPVGVNSFREALRVGAEVFHSLKSVLKSKKLNTAVGDEGGFAPDLASNLEGLEVILQAIEKAGYKPEKDVLLGLDAASSEFFDKTKKKYVLGGEGNKEFSSAELVEYYSNLVSKYPIITIEDGLDENDWEGWKLLSEKLGKKIQLVGDDLFVTNIEKLSQGISQKVGNSILIKVNQIGSLSETLASIDMAKKAKYTNVISHRSGETEDVTISHIAVGTNAGQIKTGSLSRTDRIAKYNELLRIEEELGSSAVYKGRNTFYNL
- a CDS encoding septum formation initiator family protein, translating into MGMNIANKLFLLLLFLSGMFYFTVLGESGLVVRSTLETSLSSLRLDVERLEYENRQLEERQKLLRDDKVALEKEARKYYLLSENAQIIKFREPEPKAENRPVLASRLIALRADRDMPVPPIQLLRFFYVSFVAFVFIGVFRKLRRKKLEERTAA
- a CDS encoding ClpP family protease gives rise to the protein MSETEKITEVIEELAGSKISKKFIDHRKIFLWGAVTDESAKDIVGKLLYLEMADPGKEITFYINSPGGVVTSGLTIYDTMKMITSPVHTVCMGLAASMGSVLLAAGVKGKRSIWPNGKVMIHQPSIGGQIVAPATDLQIHAEEILKTRARLNQILAEACGHPVEKLEEDTDRDYYMDAEEAIKYGIVDSLATTIDFPKPSN
- a CDS encoding YheT family hydrolase — protein: METSHFRPKRFVSGKHAQTLYNTIFPPENPLRTSYYCEDILLTVSGESGDKLWLEHNPPVSSYRKSSIPSNGTYILMIHGMEGDSESSYLVSLATSALERGYGVIRMNLRNCGRGRGFARKSYYAGQSEDVQDVLDYIHEYLSKKIFVSGFSLSANLVLKFFGESRNHKSLGFSAVSPPLDLAKNCEFIDSLSGRFYRNHFIGSFKKKIKEGILDLTPLQLENSKKVKTFFDFDDMITAPSFGYPSAIEYYRKNSCIGYIQSITHPGILIHAEDDPVVPLFEWNSINWSKLPNLKTILTKKGGHVGFVTDSNPDLPDGRWLTKILLDYFDSKL
- a CDS encoding DUF4416 family protein translates to MNSKQTSSRSKKPLPASFFIVVSYENEEAYYRLKEKAEDSFSQTLYESKPLPKWTHQFENFLDSPIGRFTRVLSLKRRISREELPSLQKECTKFQTSLCKSDESIRVLPGYLTPYNLVLASLEEDLHRIYMFHGVFAEIIYTYQGQKWIPQASAWEFFKHPEVLYFFTNLRESYVSSLEKR
- the lcpA gene encoding complement regulator-acquiring protein LcpA; translation: MLALWKNVKLTYLSLLVFAACEPSVLSVSNVELCDYFTRDGVCREPSPLNKKYSVDIPNVKKPNTWEELGNYLYFHARETPGFVLRMNRRMSPEERKQIQETYFAMYEFAGVKGKMEGFEIGEDWIGSFNYLGSMVKEKQKKENRLGQYPYETSIFPTELEFTWSAKGIKGSTKTKIDFVYHVLPAEKAP
- a CDS encoding HepT-like ribonuclease domain-containing protein — protein: MKFDIEYLNHIKDEIDFLNLKSKTLNRNDFLSDETTKRAFVRSIEIIGEAATKISDPFKNKYPEIEWKKLSATRNRLIHGYFVVDYEIVWDLVTNKIPTLEIQIVVIFEKERTLFD
- a CDS encoding nucleotidyltransferase family protein encodes the protein MITAPKVQEIISAHREELRSMGVEKLFLFGSVAKKRNLETSDVDLLVKFYLGKKNFDNFMDLSFHLEKILEEDVDLMTEDSLSENFRNSIMSEALEIEI